GCCCCCGTCAATTGGAGGAACAGACGCATTGCTGACCGCGGGCACGGTCTTGAACGGGCGCTACACCATCGAGACGGTCTTGGGCCAGGGGGGCATGGGGGCCGTGTACCTGGCCTTCGACAAGACCCTGGGGGGCAAGAAGGTCGCCGTCAAGGAGATGGCGGTGCAGATCCACCGCCCCGATGACCGCGACCGCGCCCTTGCGCAGTTCCGTGAGGAAGCCCGCCTGCTGGCATCGCTCGAGCATCCGCGCCTCGTACCGGTCACCGACTTCTTCGAAGAGGGAGAGAACGCGTACCTCGTCATGGGGTACGTCGATGGGCGCACCCTGGCGGAGGCGTCGGTCGAGGGCGATGTGCCGCTGAGCGAGGTGGTCGGCTGGATCGACCAGATCGCCGACGTGCTCGAATACCTGCACGAGCACGAACCGCCCGTTCTGTTCCGCGATCTGAAGCCCGGCAACGTGATGCTCGATCGGCGAGGGCAGGTTCGCCTCATCGACTTCGGCATCGCACGCGCGCTGGAGGCCGGGCAGAGCACCAGCACGTTCCTCAAGGGCGCGGGCACCGCCGAGTTCGCCCCACCGGAGCAGTTCGGCGGCAGGGGAACCGATCCGCGATCCGACATCTACGCGCTGGGCGCCACCATGTACGACCTCACCACGAGTGAGCTGCCCCCCGTTTCGGTGAATGTCATGACCGGCGAGACCCCCCCTCCGAATCCGCGTCGGGTGAATCCCGCCATCCCCCCTCCCCTCGACGCCATCATCGTGAAAGCCATGGCGCTGCGCAAGGAAGACCGCTACGCATCAGCGCGCGAGGTCCGTCTCGCCCTCTCGCGCATTTCGCCAGAGCTGCTGCGCGGCTCGAGCCGGCCCGGTGGCGCCGTGCAGGCAGCACCGGTCTCTCCCTCGACGCCCCCCGTCCCCGGCCACGAGGGCGACGATCCTGTCGCGGCGAGGGCCACCGACCATCTCCCTCCAGCGGGCGGCCCCACGGTCCGGAGCGTGCCACCGCTCGCAGACCGCTCGCACACCGTGCGCGTCGACGCCGGTCTCGCCGCTGGAGCGGCCATCGCGTCACCGCGACCCTGGCGCGGGATGGCCGTGGTCGGGCTCATCGCCGCCCTGCTCGTGGGCGCCCGGTTTTGGTTGCGTCCCGCTTCGGCGAACCACCTGCGCATCACGAGCACGCCGCCAGGCGCCAGGGTGAGCATCGACGGCACGGTCGAGGGTGAAGCCCCGCTCACCCTCAACCATGGCGAGGTGACCGTGGGCGAGCACACCATCGCCCTCACGAAGAACGGCTATCAGACCGAGACGTTCCGCTTCATCGCGCGCGACGGGCGCTTCGAGCCCGA
The Pseudomonadota bacterium genome window above contains:
- a CDS encoding PEGA domain-containing protein, translating into MLTAGTVLNGRYTIETVLGQGGMGAVYLAFDKTLGGKKVAVKEMAVQIHRPDDRDRALAQFREEARLLASLEHPRLVPVTDFFEEGENAYLVMGYVDGRTLAEASVEGDVPLSEVVGWIDQIADVLEYLHEHEPPVLFRDLKPGNVMLDRRGQVRLIDFGIARALEAGQSTSTFLKGAGTAEFAPPEQFGGRGTDPRSDIYALGATMYDLTTSELPPVSVNVMTGETPPPNPRRVNPAIPPPLDAIIVKAMALRKEDRYASAREVRLALSRISPELLRGSSRPGGAVQAAPVSPSTPPVPGHEGDDPVAARATDHLPPAGGPTVRSVPPLADRSHTVRVDAGLAAGAAIASPRPWRGMAVVGLIAALLVGARFWLRPASANHLRITSTPPGARVSIDGTVEGEAPLTLNHGEVTVGEHTIALTKNGYQTETFRFIARDGRFEPDKAFRGRSSTAQERQGPVTTLDVALRQTTGTLVMKVTPEVFALRVDGQRVDAANNASVTLPPGHHSVTVSAKGRRSLETTVEIAPDQAVPLVVTLPAVTSTLVVESPTRGATVKIDGDAGAPAPRAASLGPGRHHVTVERAGFVSQSTDVTLSEGQTETLIASL